The genome window CTACTGGGGAATTCCTTTGGGAATTGGTGGTGAGTATTTTCTTAATAATCATTTCTCAGTAAATCTTAATATGAAAATCGGTTTTATGAAAGCCAGTGGAAAAAATAAACTTTCCGTAGAGGCTACTGAAAAGTTGTTAAAAGAATATTCTATTTTTGGCTACAATATTAGCACCAATCTTTTCACAGTTCTTTTTAATTTTTATTTCTAAAAATGATACTCTATCTTTTTGGCAACCAGAATTGTGAAGCCTGTAAAAAGATTTTAGAGAAATTAAAATATTACAAGGAGAACTTTAATAAAGATATTGAAATTATTTATTTTGATACCGAAACACCCGATGGGATGG of candidate division WOR-3 bacterium contains these proteins:
- a CDS encoding thioredoxin domain-containing protein, which produces MILYLFGNQNCEACKKILEKLKYYKENFNKDIEIIYFDTETPDGMAEACFYDVWDIPQVILMKDGKIIKRWQKTAPTFEELNQLWKS